A section of the Malania oleifera isolate guangnan ecotype guangnan chromosome 2, ASM2987363v1, whole genome shotgun sequence genome encodes:
- the LOC131147711 gene encoding large ribosomal subunit protein uL4c yields MATSATPSISFFSSSLFLPPPHQNPKLLSVFKTPNWLKPLSISRTSRAQPTSIRSEATTLPVLSFDGARIGETYLDLKSAPPDTARAVVHRGIITDLQNKRRGTASTLTRGEVRGGGKKPYPQKKTGRARRGSQRTPLRPGGGVVFGPKPKDWSIRINRKEKRLALSTALASAAAAENAFVVEDFADRFERPKTKEFIAALKRWGIDPKEKSMFLLTEVSDNVRLSSRNIGTLKILTPRTLNLFDVLNSDKLVFTRATVDYLNSMYGSEYAGETGDEEEEYEEEQGEEEEEGTDEDENSDATE; encoded by the coding sequence atggcgACCTCTGCAACACCTTCAATCTCCTTCTTTTCATCCTCGCTCTTCCTCCCACCTCctcaccaaaaccctaaactcctcTCAGTCTTCAAAACCCCCAATTGGTTAAAACCCCTCTCAATTAGTCGCACCTCTCGCGCACAACCCACATCAATCCGCTCGGAAGCGACGACACTGCCGGTCCTTTCCTTCGACGGCGCCAGAATCGGAGAAACCTACCTCGATCTCAAGTCGGCACCGCCTGATACGGCTCGTGCCGTCGTCCACCGCGGCATCATTACCGACCTCCAGAACAAGCGGCGAGGCACCGCGTCCACTCTGACCAGAGGCGAAGTGCGCGGCGGCGGCAAAAAGCCCTACCCCCAGAAGAAGACCGGCCGCGCCCGCCGCGGGTCCCAGCGGACGCCGCTCCGGCCTGGCGGCGGCGTCGTGTTCGGACCCAAACCCAAGGACTGGAGCATCAGGATCAACCGCAAGGAGAAGCGCCTCGCGCTGTCGACGGCGCTTGCGAGCGCCGCAGCCGCGGAAAACGCCTTCGTGGTGGAGGATTTCGCGGATAGGTTCGAGAGGCCGAAGACGAAGGAGTTCATTGCGGCGTTGAAGAGATGGGGTATAGACCCGAAGGAGAAGTCGATGTTTTTGTTGACGGAGGTTTCGGATAATGTGAGGCTGTCGAGCCGTAACATCGGGACTCTGAAGATTTTGACGCCGAGGACGCTTAACTTGTTCGACGTCCTGAACTCGGATAAGCTAGTGTTTACGCGGGCAACTGTGGATTATTTGAATTCAATGTATGGGTCCGAGTACGCAGGAGAGACTGGAGACGAAGAGGAAGAGTATGAAGAAGaacaaggagaagaagaagaagaag